Proteins from one Mucilaginibacter jinjuensis genomic window:
- a CDS encoding tetratricopeptide repeat protein, producing MKILSVLFLLLPFWCLAQTQTAEQLIQSGNNKANQKDYQGAIDDFTKAIELNSKIADAYFYRANAYSNLQKNEEAVADFTKTIELNPKKADAYYYRGNANSNLRAYVNAIDDYTKAISMKPKPDANLYHYRANAKTNTRDYMGAIADFTKAITLTPKNPDLYEYRGLAKANVNNSKGAILDFNTAVKLNPNNGDLYYYRANSEATIANYTAAITDYTKSLQYDANRAEAYYYRGNARSNIHDNVGAIDDYKKAIALKPNIAELYHYLGNAHTNAKDNQGAILDFDKAIELNANNPELYLYRGIAKRNIKDTTGAMADFNKAIELKPQYIQAYENRAGVSIAAKNYDGAFADADTILAFNPKSEVAYLIRGSAKYSLKDSLGAIADYTKAIELNPNNDRSYIERGKMKEQQADYRGAIADFSKSIELKPGNTEGYSKRANDKIQLRDYAGAIQDYQKVLQMDPRNAEAYAKLSNVYTLSKNYPEAIKLVNEGLKLNPKDADLYVQRGILWDAMQNTREAMLDFNKAIAIDSASFNAYTFRGNTKNELKDYEGAIEDLNKAINLRGTEDNMLFLGNARLGLKDYAGALDSYDRVVDQYPKSVKALLTRATAKSMVPDSAGAMQDFAKALELQPHNEDIYVKRGDAYILLKDSISAILDYNSAIEINPQNSEAYTNRGIAKYKLKDVRGALLDYNMAIETMPSNKKAYIRRGEAKALIKDYNGAVADYTSAISLDPKDKQTYFDRGMLKINNVTDKNSGCLDLSKAGELGMKEAYEAIRKYCY from the coding sequence ATGAAGATACTTTCTGTGTTATTTTTACTGTTACCTTTTTGGTGTTTAGCACAAACCCAAACAGCCGAGCAGTTAATACAGAGCGGTAACAACAAAGCAAACCAAAAAGACTATCAGGGAGCCATCGATGATTTCACCAAAGCTATAGAACTCAATTCTAAAATTGCTGACGCTTATTTTTACCGGGCAAACGCCTATAGCAATCTTCAGAAAAACGAAGAAGCCGTTGCCGATTTCACCAAAACGATAGAGCTTAATCCTAAAAAGGCTGATGCTTATTACTACCGCGGAAATGCCAATAGTAATTTAAGGGCTTATGTTAATGCCATTGACGATTATACCAAGGCCATCAGCATGAAACCAAAGCCCGATGCTAACCTTTATCATTACAGGGCCAATGCTAAAACCAACACCCGTGATTACATGGGTGCTATTGCCGACTTTACAAAAGCAATAACACTTACCCCTAAGAATCCCGATTTATATGAGTACCGTGGTTTAGCCAAAGCCAATGTTAATAACAGCAAGGGTGCAATACTGGATTTTAACACCGCTGTTAAATTAAACCCAAATAATGGCGACCTGTATTATTACCGTGCCAACTCAGAAGCAACAATAGCCAATTATACGGCTGCTATTACAGATTATACCAAATCACTTCAATATGATGCTAACCGTGCCGAAGCCTACTATTACCGGGGTAACGCACGCAGCAATATCCATGACAATGTGGGCGCTATTGATGATTACAAAAAAGCCATCGCACTAAAACCTAATATTGCCGAATTATACCACTACCTCGGTAATGCCCATACTAACGCCAAAGACAATCAGGGTGCTATTTTAGATTTCGATAAGGCGATTGAGCTTAACGCCAACAACCCCGAACTTTATCTTTACCGTGGTATTGCCAAACGCAATATTAAAGATACCACCGGTGCCATGGCCGATTTCAACAAAGCCATTGAACTTAAACCACAGTATATACAGGCTTATGAAAACCGCGCAGGCGTAAGCATTGCGGCTAAAAATTACGATGGCGCTTTCGCTGATGCTGATACGATACTGGCTTTCAACCCTAAATCGGAGGTGGCTTATCTGATCCGTGGATCAGCCAAGTATTCGCTTAAAGATAGTTTGGGTGCCATTGCCGATTACACCAAAGCCATTGAGTTAAACCCCAATAACGACCGCTCGTACATTGAGCGTGGTAAAATGAAGGAACAACAGGCCGATTATCGCGGGGCTATAGCAGATTTCAGCAAATCAATAGAATTAAAACCCGGCAATACCGAAGGTTATAGTAAACGTGCTAACGATAAGATACAATTGCGCGATTATGCCGGGGCCATACAAGACTACCAAAAAGTTTTGCAAATGGACCCGAGAAATGCGGAAGCTTATGCAAAACTGAGTAACGTTTATACGCTTTCTAAAAATTACCCCGAAGCTATTAAACTGGTTAACGAAGGTTTAAAACTCAACCCTAAAGATGCCGACCTGTACGTACAGCGTGGTATATTGTGGGATGCCATGCAAAATACCCGCGAAGCTATGCTCGATTTTAATAAGGCTATCGCGATAGATTCTGCATCGTTCAACGCATACACCTTTCGCGGTAATACTAAGAACGAGCTAAAAGATTACGAAGGTGCAATAGAAGACCTCAACAAGGCCATTAACCTGCGCGGTACCGAAGACAATATGTTGTTTTTAGGCAATGCCCGTTTAGGTTTAAAAGACTATGCAGGTGCACTAGACAGCTACGACCGTGTGGTTGACCAATACCCTAAAAGCGTTAAAGCCTTATTAACGCGTGCTACTGCCAAAAGTATGGTGCCAGATTCGGCAGGAGCTATGCAGGATTTTGCCAAAGCCCTGGAGCTGCAACCGCATAACGAAGACATATATGTTAAACGCGGTGATGCTTATATACTGCTCAAAGATTCGATCAGCGCTATATTGGATTACAATTCGGCTATCGAAATTAATCCGCAGAATTCAGAAGCCTATACCAACCGTGGTATCGCCAAATACAAACTGAAAGATGTGCGCGGTGCCCTGCTTGATTACAACATGGCTATCGAAACCATGCCATCAAACAAAAAAGCATATATCAGGCGTGGTGAAGCCAAAGCCCTCATTAAAGATTATAATGGTGCCGTGGCAGATTATACATCGGCCATTAGCCTCGATCCAAAGGACAAGCAAACTTACTTTGACCGCGGTATGCTTAAAATCAATAATGTAACCGACAAAAACAGCGGTTGCCTTGACCTGAGCAAAGCCGGCGAACTGGGTATGAAAGAAGCCTACGAGGCTATCAGAAAATACTGCTATTAA
- a CDS encoding phosphoribosylpyrophosphate synthetase gives MVNYNTKTEAIIDLQERGYDQDFTLKDEYLFYVQQNELIEPDDFEITETYRFEGKRRSCDNYVIYGIRGINKDIRGILMTPYSAYSKGISIHLWSKLANNLK, from the coding sequence ATGGTGAATTACAATACTAAAACTGAGGCTATTATTGATTTGCAGGAACGTGGCTACGATCAGGATTTTACTTTGAAGGATGAGTACTTGTTTTACGTACAACAAAACGAGCTGATTGAACCTGATGATTTCGAGATAACAGAAACCTACCGGTTTGAAGGCAAGCGCCGCTCGTGCGATAACTATGTGATTTACGGCATCAGAGGAATTAATAAAGACATTAGGGGTATACTGATGACGCCCTACAGCGCCTATAGCAAAGGAATCTCAATCCATTTGTGGAGTAAATTGGCAAATAACCTTAAATAG
- a CDS encoding DUF983 domain-containing protein — MKTLTLDKEAMAISQSYAALHAKCPKCRVGNMFSTPMYTLSGQKMNQYCPHCNFHFEIEPGYFYVAMFVSYALNVAEMVTLAVGTYILTHSENPWIYAAILLGVAFILSPFNFRYARVALLYWLTPGVHYDPKRSAPDYDPNHPEG, encoded by the coding sequence ATGAAAACCCTAACTTTAGATAAAGAAGCCATGGCTATTTCACAATCATACGCAGCCCTACATGCCAAATGCCCAAAATGCCGGGTAGGCAACATGTTTTCGACCCCAATGTATACCCTAAGCGGACAAAAGATGAACCAGTACTGCCCGCACTGTAATTTTCATTTCGAGATTGAACCGGGTTACTTTTACGTAGCCATGTTTGTAAGCTACGCCCTTAACGTTGCCGAAATGGTTACCCTTGCCGTAGGTACCTACATCTTAACCCACAGCGAAAACCCATGGATTTATGCTGCCATATTATTAGGTGTAGCCTTTATATTATCTCCGTTTAACTTCAGATATGCAAGGGTGGCTTTATTATACTGGTTAACCCCAGGCGTGCACTATGATCCAAAAAGATCAGCTCCTGATTACGATCCTAATCACCCGGAGGGATAA
- a CDS encoding ThuA domain-containing protein: MRRLFLTALIGLVTVSAFAKSVLVFSKTAGFHHASIAAGIPAIIKLGQENGFNVDTTTNSALFTESNLKKYDAVIFLSTTGDVLNDEQQEAFKKYIESGKGFVGIHAATDTEFDWPWYGDLAGAYFSRHPKPQQATLHIIDHSFIATKSLPDTWSKFDEWYNFKYIAKDLHVLITIDEKSYTGGENGDNHPISWYHEYDGGRAFTTVLGHTDESYTDPLFLKHILGGIKYAAKIK, encoded by the coding sequence ATGCGTCGTTTGTTTTTAACAGCCTTAATAGGGCTTGTTACGGTATCTGCTTTTGCAAAATCTGTACTCGTATTCAGTAAAACTGCAGGCTTTCATCATGCATCAATTGCCGCGGGCATACCGGCTATTATTAAACTGGGCCAAGAGAATGGCTTTAATGTTGATACCACAACCAATTCTGCTTTGTTTACTGAAAGTAACCTGAAAAAATATGATGCCGTAATTTTTCTGAGCACTACTGGTGATGTGCTGAACGATGAACAACAGGAGGCTTTTAAAAAGTACATCGAATCGGGCAAAGGTTTTGTGGGTATCCATGCAGCTACAGATACCGAGTTCGACTGGCCCTGGTATGGTGATTTGGCCGGGGCTTATTTCTCCAGACATCCCAAACCACAGCAAGCTACACTACACATTATAGACCACTCTTTTATTGCCACCAAGAGCCTGCCTGATACCTGGAGTAAGTTTGATGAGTGGTATAACTTTAAATACATAGCCAAAGATTTGCATGTGCTCATCACTATTGATGAAAAGAGCTATACCGGGGGCGAAAACGGTGACAACCACCCAATAAGCTGGTACCACGAATATGATGGCGGCCGTGCATTTACAACAGTACTTGGACATACCGATGAATCATATACTGATCCGCTTTTTCTAAAGCATATTTTGGGCGGAATTAAGTATGCTGCTAAAATTAAATAG
- a CDS encoding zinc-dependent peptidase has product MNIALAALLLIVIIYFFVRKKSSPVVEIFNESPQIHENLLQQHIAYYTKLDDAGKAKFERLVNEFLGYVRIEGVGTEISDLDRIMIASSAVIPIFGFSEDWKYKNLTNVILYPDTFDNDFQFEGGEDRNIMGMVGSGYMNGQMLLSRAALTKGFSASAGRENTAIHEFVHLLDKADGATDGVPELLMQHQYTIPWLKLIHQEMHKIEAGKSDINPYALTNEAEFLAVVSEYFFEKPEQLQHKHPELYDLLSLIFAQDPAKSSL; this is encoded by the coding sequence ATGAATATAGCCCTTGCTGCACTGCTTTTAATTGTGATCATTTATTTTTTCGTTCGAAAAAAATCTTCGCCAGTTGTCGAAATTTTTAATGAATCGCCACAAATACATGAAAACTTGCTACAACAACATATAGCCTATTACACTAAACTTGATGATGCCGGCAAAGCCAAATTTGAAAGGCTGGTTAACGAATTTTTAGGCTATGTGCGCATTGAAGGCGTGGGGACTGAAATCAGCGACCTCGACCGGATCATGATTGCCTCGAGCGCAGTGATCCCCATTTTTGGATTTAGTGAGGACTGGAAGTACAAAAACCTCACTAACGTGATCCTTTACCCAGATACCTTCGACAATGATTTTCAGTTTGAAGGCGGTGAAGACCGCAACATTATGGGCATGGTAGGCTCGGGCTATATGAACGGACAGATGCTGCTTTCACGGGCCGCCTTGACCAAAGGCTTCTCTGCTTCGGCCGGGAGAGAGAATACGGCCATCCACGAGTTTGTGCACTTGTTAGATAAAGCAGACGGCGCTACCGACGGAGTACCTGAATTACTGATGCAGCATCAGTACACTATCCCCTGGCTTAAACTGATACACCAGGAAATGCATAAGATTGAGGCAGGCAAATCGGATATTAATCCCTATGCGTTGACCAATGAGGCCGAGTTTCTGGCGGTGGTTTCTGAATACTTTTTTGAGAAGCCGGAACAACTTCAGCACAAACATCCTGAACTTTACGATTTACTGAGCCTGATTTTCGCTCAAGACCCTGCCAAGAGTTCCCTATAA
- a CDS encoding Dps family protein, with product MKNYIGISDENRQAVAVQLTKLLADEYVLYTKTRNAHWNVEGPDFHSMHLFFESQYEQLDEIMDGVAERVRSIGHFAPATLKSFLNLTHLTEVVDSKNDSLTFLKELLEDHTSIIEFIRGNIEPFASKYGDYGSSDYITGLMEQHEKLAWMLKAHLPK from the coding sequence ATGAAAAACTACATCGGAATCAGCGACGAGAACCGTCAGGCAGTAGCCGTACAATTAACTAAATTACTGGCAGATGAGTACGTGTTATACACCAAAACACGTAACGCCCACTGGAATGTTGAAGGCCCGGATTTTCACTCCATGCACCTGTTTTTTGAATCGCAATACGAACAACTCGACGAAATTATGGATGGCGTTGCAGAGCGTGTCCGTTCTATCGGCCATTTTGCACCGGCTACCTTAAAAAGCTTTTTAAACCTTACCCACTTAACAGAGGTGGTTGACAGCAAAAACGATAGCCTTACCTTTTTGAAAGAATTACTGGAAGACCATACCAGCATCATCGAATTTATCAGGGGTAACATAGAGCCTTTTGCCAGCAAATACGGCGATTATGGCAGCAGCGATTACATTACCGGCCTGATGGAACAACACGAAAAATTAGCCTGGATGTTAAAGGCACACCTGCCTAAATAA
- a CDS encoding PQQ-binding-like beta-propeller repeat protein, whose product MSVPNKLWIGVLAALLASSCKNKNADNDGWRVYGGNKENTRYSSLNQIDTNNVKDLKIAWVHHTNDADTVAHSQIQCNPIIVDGVLYATTPHLKLVALNAATGEQKWVFDPDQKDINAITSIRFILNNNRGVTYWEDGDDKRIIFCAGSYIYAINAVNGRPIKSFGDHGKIDLHDHLDRPSKDAYVTVTTPGIIYKDLYIVGSRVNETSDAAPGHIRAYDVRTGQFKWIFHTIPHPGEKGYETWEDPNAWKHIGAANSWSGFSLDEARGLLFAPTGSAAFDFYGGKRKGAGLYANSLLALDAATGKLVWHYQVIHHDVWDKDLPTAPSLVIIKKDGKNVDAVAQPTKHGFIFVLDRATGKPLFPIDEKPVDTHSELVGEKLWPTQPIPRLPEPFTRQSISEKDINPYLSADDKADALNQLKGYRHGSMFIPPGKQPSLIFPGFDGGAEWGGPAVDPFTGWIYINANEMAWILTMIDAPKQSAGAEDFGQAGQRLFAQNCMGCHGQDRKGSGNYPSLININKKYHDEEIINLIATGRRMMPSFKQLTLQDRQAIVSFITNNTANQSKKFTETKAPVDTFLNLPYQMTGYNKFLAKDGQPAIAPPWGTLNAINLNTGKREWRVPLGDDPKIKNAGTENYGGPAVTAGGLVFIAATKDNKIRAFNKITGKLLWQADLPASGFATPSVYEVDGKQYVVIACGGGKLKTKSGDAYVAFALP is encoded by the coding sequence ATGAGCGTACCGAATAAATTATGGATAGGGGTACTTGCTGCATTGCTGGCATCATCATGTAAAAATAAAAATGCAGACAACGATGGCTGGCGCGTTTATGGGGGTAACAAAGAAAATACCCGCTACTCGTCGCTAAACCAGATCGACACCAATAATGTTAAAGATTTAAAAATTGCCTGGGTGCATCATACCAATGATGCTGATACCGTTGCGCATTCGCAGATCCAATGTAATCCAATTATTGTTGATGGTGTACTGTATGCTACCACGCCCCATTTAAAACTGGTTGCCCTCAATGCGGCCACCGGCGAGCAGAAATGGGTTTTCGATCCCGATCAGAAAGATATTAATGCCATAACTTCTATCAGGTTTATCCTCAACAATAATCGTGGGGTAACCTATTGGGAAGATGGCGATGATAAGCGAATCATTTTCTGTGCGGGTTCATATATTTATGCTATTAACGCGGTAAACGGTCGGCCGATAAAAAGTTTTGGTGATCATGGCAAAATTGATCTGCACGATCATCTCGACCGCCCATCGAAAGATGCTTATGTTACCGTCACTACGCCCGGCATTATCTATAAAGATCTATACATTGTAGGTAGCCGGGTTAACGAAACATCAGACGCGGCTCCCGGCCATATACGTGCTTATGATGTACGCACAGGACAGTTTAAATGGATTTTTCACACCATCCCGCATCCCGGCGAAAAGGGTTACGAAACCTGGGAAGACCCCAACGCCTGGAAACATATTGGCGCTGCCAATAGCTGGAGCGGCTTTAGCCTGGATGAAGCACGAGGTTTACTTTTTGCACCAACAGGTTCGGCCGCATTTGATTTTTATGGCGGTAAACGAAAAGGAGCGGGGTTGTATGCCAATAGCCTGCTGGCTTTAGATGCAGCAACAGGTAAGCTGGTTTGGCATTACCAGGTGATCCATCACGATGTTTGGGATAAAGATTTGCCGACCGCACCATCATTAGTCATCATTAAAAAGGATGGCAAAAATGTTGATGCCGTTGCCCAACCTACCAAGCACGGATTTATTTTTGTATTGGATAGGGCGACAGGCAAGCCGTTATTCCCGATTGATGAGAAACCGGTTGATACGCACTCAGAATTAGTAGGAGAGAAGCTGTGGCCTACTCAGCCGATCCCGCGGTTACCTGAACCGTTTACACGGCAGTCGATCTCCGAAAAAGACATTAACCCATACCTTTCTGCGGATGATAAAGCGGATGCCTTGAACCAGTTGAAAGGCTATAGGCATGGCAGTATGTTTATCCCGCCAGGGAAACAGCCTTCGCTTATCTTCCCTGGTTTTGATGGTGGTGCCGAATGGGGCGGCCCGGCGGTTGACCCATTTACGGGCTGGATCTATATCAATGCGAATGAAATGGCCTGGATATTAACGATGATTGATGCGCCAAAGCAGTCAGCAGGGGCAGAAGATTTCGGTCAGGCCGGACAACGCTTGTTTGCCCAAAATTGTATGGGCTGCCATGGACAGGATCGTAAGGGTTCGGGTAATTATCCTTCGCTCATCAACATCAATAAAAAATACCATGATGAGGAGATTATTAATCTGATTGCCACCGGTCGGCGCATGATGCCATCTTTCAAACAATTGACTTTGCAGGATCGGCAGGCGATAGTATCATTCATCACCAATAACACTGCTAATCAATCTAAGAAGTTTACTGAGACAAAAGCCCCGGTTGATACCTTCCTGAACCTTCCTTACCAGATGACGGGTTACAATAAGTTTTTAGCGAAAGATGGACAACCCGCCATAGCGCCACCCTGGGGAACGTTAAATGCTATCAACCTAAACACGGGTAAGCGCGAATGGCGTGTACCGCTGGGCGATGATCCAAAAATAAAAAATGCAGGCACAGAAAACTACGGCGGCCCTGCTGTAACTGCAGGCGGCTTGGTTTTTATAGCCGCTACTAAAGACAATAAAATAAGAGCTTTCAATAAGATCACCGGCAAGCTACTCTGGCAAGCCGATTTGCCTGCTTCAGGCTTCGCAACGCCAAGTGTTTATGAAGTTGATGGTAAGCAGTATGTGGTGATTGCCTGTGGTGGCGGGAAGCTGAAAACTAAATCGGGCGATGCTTATGTGGCGTTTGCGTTACCGTAA
- a CDS encoding AraC family transcriptional regulator codes for MKKSFPVYDICNLSEFKQDDILISRFAPYLKSHHKLHLAHKHTFYHLVFFTKGGGSHAIDFQSFPVRPYQIYFMIPGQVHSWDFEGEVDGYVINFSVPFFQSFLLQSDYLEQFPFFSGASADEVIDIPENLHKETLQLFEQIIIESETPGRLALDMVRALMLQLFISLSRLTFPLHSKNTTPYNYTLLRNFQKLIDKNYTTLKLPKDYAALLYITPNHLNALCNDVLNISAGEVIRNRIVLEAKRLLVNPGLTISEVADQLNFGDYSYFTKYFKKQTGLTPEEFRKQIITQ; via the coding sequence ATGAAAAAGAGCTTCCCGGTTTACGATATATGCAACCTTTCTGAATTTAAGCAGGATGACATCCTCATCAGCAGGTTTGCACCCTATCTTAAATCGCACCATAAATTACATTTGGCGCATAAGCATACTTTTTATCATTTGGTGTTTTTTACCAAAGGCGGCGGTAGCCACGCTATCGATTTTCAAAGTTTCCCGGTTAGGCCATATCAGATTTACTTCATGATCCCCGGTCAGGTACACAGTTGGGATTTTGAGGGCGAGGTAGATGGCTATGTGATCAATTTCTCTGTACCGTTTTTTCAGTCCTTCCTGTTGCAGTCTGACTACCTGGAGCAGTTCCCGTTCTTCAGCGGCGCATCAGCAGACGAGGTGATTGATATTCCAGAAAACCTGCACAAAGAAACATTGCAACTTTTTGAACAGATTATAATTGAAAGTGAAACACCGGGCCGTTTGGCTTTGGATATGGTACGTGCTTTAATGCTGCAATTGTTTATAAGCCTTAGCCGTTTAACATTTCCGCTGCACAGCAAAAATACCACACCTTATAATTATACGCTGTTGCGCAACTTTCAGAAACTGATTGATAAAAATTACACCACGCTAAAACTGCCGAAGGATTATGCGGCCCTGCTATACATCACCCCCAATCATCTCAATGCCCTGTGTAATGATGTGCTGAATATTTCAGCAGGCGAAGTAATCCGTAACCGGATTGTATTGGAAGCAAAAAGGTTATTAGTAAACCCCGGTTTAACGATTTCTGAAGTAGCCGACCAGCTCAACTTTGGCGACTACTCCTACTTTACCAAATACTTTAAGAAACAAACCGGGCTAACACCCGAAGAATTCAGGAAACAAATTATAACTCAATAA
- a CDS encoding TIM barrel protein translates to MINRRNFLKSTGALGLSALFLSEAHATFFNAANHPLGVQLFTLFNTIDEDVEGSLRKVAGIGYTEIESAFSKQPGYYGMTPKQFAALCHKVGLSWKSHHVLGAPFKLPKGAVMPKGADGKALDISALKNLKDNMQELVDQVAEGKVPYLVCANIPTGTLDEVKSSIDILNKTGAACKKVGIQFCYHNHDMEFNKIDDKTPYYMLLDETDSNLVKMELDVAWATKARVNIPKLFAKYPGRFPLLHMKDISGDSNLGPVGSGVVDFKSILAHTDTAGVKHYFVEHDMPKDAYASLKQSYKALRDLGL, encoded by the coding sequence ATGATAAACAGAAGAAATTTCCTGAAAAGCACCGGGGCTCTTGGCTTAAGCGCGCTCTTTTTATCCGAAGCGCATGCTACGTTTTTTAATGCCGCCAATCACCCGTTAGGTGTACAGCTTTTTACCTTGTTCAATACCATTGACGAAGATGTGGAAGGTTCGCTCAGAAAAGTGGCGGGTATTGGCTATACCGAAATAGAATCGGCTTTTAGTAAACAGCCCGGTTATTACGGAATGACACCCAAACAATTTGCCGCTTTATGTCATAAAGTTGGTTTATCATGGAAATCGCATCATGTTTTGGGTGCGCCATTTAAGTTACCCAAAGGCGCTGTGATGCCTAAAGGTGCTGATGGTAAAGCTCTGGATATATCGGCACTTAAAAACCTGAAGGATAATATGCAGGAGCTGGTAGACCAGGTGGCCGAAGGTAAAGTACCATACCTGGTATGCGCCAACATACCAACCGGCACACTTGATGAAGTTAAAAGCTCGATAGATATTTTAAATAAAACTGGCGCGGCTTGTAAAAAGGTTGGCATACAATTTTGTTACCATAACCACGATATGGAATTTAATAAAATTGATGATAAGACACCTTACTACATGTTGTTGGACGAAACAGACAGCAACCTGGTAAAAATGGAACTCGATGTTGCATGGGCAACCAAAGCGCGTGTTAACATCCCTAAATTATTTGCCAAATATCCGGGCCGTTTCCCTTTACTGCACATGAAAGATATTAGCGGCGACTCTAACCTAGGCCCGGTTGGTAGTGGTGTGGTAGATTTTAAATCTATCTTGGCACATACCGATACAGCAGGTGTAAAGCATTATTTTGTTGAGCATGATATGCCGAAAGATGCCTACGCCAGTCTGAAACAAAGCTACAAAGCCTTAAGGGACTTAGGTTTGTAA